The following proteins are encoded in a genomic region of Glycine soja cultivar W05 chromosome 17, ASM419377v2, whole genome shotgun sequence:
- the LOC114393676 gene encoding E3 ubiquitin-protein ligase UPL6-like isoform X1, producing the protein MFFSGDPFTRKRVDLGGRSSKERDRKNLLEQTRVERNRRLWLRQQNSAVLKIQKCFRGRKAVRTEQSKLREQFYKIYGKYCQNVDRNSFGPDSNFLCQFLYFFKAENIEDFLVLVQICRLLWWSVQDNGDVVKLFAGVDYSSTRALVNYRVKLFVQACICALHQNRNQLKDQLLLTPEELNVSAIPLLEVLVLLIDPKLPWSCNLVQYLIQNNGVGLLREIVLTGKDNAENCFSIGKGSSLERVLIAVISHVGQKPCICSHINPRYSSASQIITIPFLWHLFPNLQQIFAANNLNQCYIHQMAKFGQNLIKLLPKDISNEFPSHACMLGNVLETAGIALSHPNCSFDMAVDLVAVTTFLLEALPSLKTSNSRESSVIAKDDMIEDDEVMEIALDSKLEQQIYNAINPRFLLQLTNILFKEISSVNGSDYGPNDRDVTAVDGVCGFLNVTFNKLPLERIMTVLAYRTELVPTLWNFMKQCHENQKWSSHLSNDAPGWLLPLAVFCPVYKHMLMIVDNEEFYEQEKPLSLKDIRSLIIILRQVLWQLLWVNHITSANSVKSVPVSSASKGQSVQTIQQRVCIVVSELLSQLQDWNNRRQFTSPSNFHADGVNDLFSSQAVIENTRANEILKQAPFLIPFTSRVKIFSSQLAAVRQRHGPQAVFSRNRFRIQRDHILEDAYNQMSQLTEDSLRGSIRVTFVNEFGVEEAGIDGGGIFKDFMENITRAAFDVQYGLFKETADHLLYPNPGSGMIHEQHFQFFHFLGTLLAKAMFEGILVDIPFATFFLSKLKQKHNYLNDLPSLDPELYRHLIFLKHYKGDISELELYFVIVNNEYGEQTEEELLPGGRNLRVTNENVITFIHLVANHRLNFQIRQQSSHFLRGFQQLMQKDWIDMFNEHELQLLISGSLDSLDIDDLRLHTNYAGGYHNEHFVMEMFWEVLKGFSLENRKKFLKFVTGCSRGPLLGFRYLEPMFCIQRASGNAVEESLDRLPTSATCMNLLKLPPYTSKEQLETKLLYAINADAGFDLS; encoded by the exons ATGTTCTTCAGCGGCGATCCTTTTACACGGAAGCGTGTCGATTTGGGAGGTCGAAGTTCAAAGGAAAGGGACCGGAAAAACCTGTTAGAACAAACACGAGTTGAGCGCAACCGGCGCTTATGGTTGCGCCAGCAGAACTCTGCTGTACTCAAAATTCAG AAATGCTTCAGAGGGAGAAAAGCTGTCAGAACTGAACAATCCAAGTTGCGAGAGCAGTTCTATAAAATCTATGGGAAGTATTGCCAGAATGTGGACAG GAATTCTTTTGGTCCAGATTCTAATTTCCTCTGCCAGTTCCTCTATTTCTTTAAGGCAGAAAATATTGAGGACTTCTTAGTTCTTGTGCAAATATGCCGGTTGCTTTGGTGGTCTGTTCAGGATAATG GGGATGTTGTCAAACTTTTTGCGGGGGTGGATTATTCATCCACACGGGCTTTGGTGAACTACCGAGTGAAGCTATTTGTACAAGCTTGTATTTGTGCTCTGCATCAGAATAG AAATCAGTTAAAAGATCAGCTTTTATTGACTCCTGAGGAATTGAATGTGTCAGCTATTCCTTTATTGGAGGTTTTAGTATTGTTAATTGATCCCAAATTGCCATGGAGCTGTAACCTAGTACAATATCTCATTCAAAACAATGGAGTTGGCCTACTCAGAGAGATAGTTCTTACTGGAAAG GATAATGCAGAAAATTGTTTTTCCATTGGCAAGGGATCATCATTGGAGCGTGTGCTTATTGCTGTAATATCTCATGTTGGTCAGAAGCCATGTATCTGTTCACATATTAATCCAAGATATAGCTCTGCATCACAGATCATCACAATTCCTTTCTTGTGGCATCTCTTCCCAAATTTACAACAG ATTTTTGCAGCAAACAACCTGAATCAATGTTACATTCATCAAATGGCAAAGTTTGGGCAAAATCTGATCAAGTTGCTACCTAAGGATATATCAAATGAATTTCCGAGCCATGCGTGTATGCTTGGAAATGTATTAGAAACTGCTGGAATTGCTTTGTCTCATCCTAACTGTTCATTTGATATG GCCGTAGACCTTGTTGCTGTCACTACGTTTTTGCTGGAGGCACTCCCATCTCTGAAAACTTCCAATAGTAGAGAAA GCTCTGTGATTGCTAAGGATGATATGATTGAAGACGATGAAGTCATGGAAATAGCTTTAGATAGTAAATTGGAGCAGCAAATTTATAATGCCATAAATCCTCGCTTCCTTCTGCAACTG ACAAATATACTATTTAAAGAGATTTCATCTGTCAATGGCTCAGATTATGGACCCAATGATAGAGATGTTACAGCTGTTGATGGGGTTTGTGGGTTTTTGAATGTTACCTTCAACAAGCTGCCACTTGAACGGATTATGACTGTGCTTGCTTACAGAACTGAACTTGTTCCAACACTTTGGAATTTTATGAAGCAGTGTCATGAGAACCAAAAATGGTCATCACACCTCTCAAATGATGCACCTGGTTGGCTGTTACCTCTTGCTGTATTCTGTCCTGTCTACAA gCACATGCTTATGATTGTCGATAATGAAGAATTTTATGAGCAAGAGAAACCGCTATCACTGAAGGACATTAGAAGCCTCATCATTATATTGAGACAG GTTCTGTGGCAGCTACTGTGGGTGAATCATATCACATCTGCTAATTCGGTAAAATCTGTTCCAGTTAGTTCAGCTAGTAAGGGGCAGTCTGTTCAGACCATTCAACAGAGGGTTTGCATTGTAGTCTCTGAGCTTCTCTCCCAG CTGCAAGATTGGAACAATAGGCGGCAGTTTACATCCCCCAGTAACTTCCATGCTGATGGGGTGAATGACTTATTTAGCTCTCAG GCTGTAATAGAAAACACACGAGcaaatgaaattttgaaacAGGCCCCTTTCTTGATACCATTTACAAGCAGGGTTAAAATATTCTCT TCTCAACTAGCTGCTGTTAGGCAAAGGCATGGACCTCAAGCTGTATTTTCTAGAAATCGATTCAGGATACAACGAGATCATATTTTGGAAGATGCTTACAATCAAATGAGTCAGTTGACAGAAGATAGTCTTCGAGGATCG ATTCGTGTGACTTTTGTCAATGAATTTGGAGTTGAAGAGGCTGGAATTGATGGTGGTGGAATATTCAAAGATTTCATGGAGAACATCACACGTGCTGCCTTTGATGTGCAATATGGATTATTTAAG GAAACAGCGGATCACCTGCTTTATCCTAATCCTGGATCTGGAATGATACATGAACAACATTTCCAATTTTtccacttccttggtactcttCTCGCAAAG GCTATGTTTGAAGGGATTCTGGTTGATATACCATTTGCTACATTTTTCTtgagcaaattgaaacaaaa GCACAACTATTTGAATGACTTGCCTTCCTTGGACCCAGAATTATATCGTCATCtcatttttcttaag CATTATAAGGGTGACATTTCGGAGTTGGAACTATACTTTGTTATAGTAAATAATGAATATGGAGAACAAACAGAGGAGGAACTGCTTCCCGGAGGAAGGAACCTACGTGTCACTAATGAGAATGTCATTACTTTTATCCACCTTGTAGCCAATCACCGCTTGAATTTTCAG ATACGCCAACAAAGTTCACATTTCTTGAGGGGATTTCAGCAACTTATGCAGAAGGATTGGATTGACATGTTTAATGAACATGAACTTCAG CTTCTGATATCAGGTTCACTTGACAGCTTGGATATTGATGATCTGCGGCTGCATACCAACTATGCAGGAGGCTATCATAAT GAGCATTTTGTTATGGAGATGTTTTGGGAAGTTCTCAAAGGCTTTTCATTGGAAAACAGGAAGAAATTTTTGAA GTTTGTGACAGGTTGCTCTCGTGGGCCTTTGCTTGGTTTCCGATATCTTGAACCTATGTTTTGCATACAAAG GGCTTCCGGTAATGCCGTTGAAGAATCACTTGACCGATTACCAACATCGGCTACTTGTATGAATCTACTAAAGCTTCCGCCTTATACAAG CAAGGAGCAATTGGAAACCAAATTACTGTATGCCATAAATGCTGATGCTGGCTTTGATTTAAGTTAA
- the LOC114393676 gene encoding E3 ubiquitin-protein ligase UPL6-like isoform X2, producing the protein MFFSGDPFTRKRVDLGGRSSKERDRKNLLEQTRVERNRRLWLRQQNSAVLKIQKCFRGRKAVRTEQSKLREQFYKIYGKYCQNVDRNSFGPDSNFLCQFLYFFKAENIEDFLVLVQICRLLWWSVQDNGDVVKLFAGVDYSSTRALVNYRVKLFVQACICALHQNRNQLKDQLLLTPEELNVSAIPLLEVLVLLIDPKLPWSCNLVQYLIQNNGVGLLREIVLTGKDNAENCFSIGKGSSLERVLIAVISHVGQKPCICSHINPRYSSASQIITIPFLWHLFPNLQQIFAANNLNQCYIHQMAKFGQNLIKLLPKDISNEFPSHACMLGNVLETAGIALSHPNCSFDMAVDLVAVTTFLLEALPSLKTSNSRESSVIAKDDMIEDDEVMEIALDSKLEQQIYNAINPRFLLQLTNILFKEISSVNGSDYGPNDRDVTAVDGVCGFLNVTFNKLPLERIMTVLAYRTELVPTLWNFMKQCHENQKWSSHLSNDAPGWLLPLAVFCPVYKHMLMIVDNEEFYEQEKPLSLKDIRSLIIILRQVLWQLLWVNHITSANSVKSVPVSSASKGQSVQTIQQRVCIVVSELLSQLQDWNNRRQFTSPSNFHADGVNDLFSSQAVIENTRANEILKQAPFLIPFTSRVKIFSSQLAAVRQRHGPQAVFSRNRFRIQRDHILEDAYNQMSQLTEDSLRGSIRVTFVNEFGVEEAGIDGGGIFKDFMENITRAAFDVQYGLFKETADHLLYPNPGSGMIHEQHFQFFHFLGTLLAKAMFEGILVDIPFATFFLSKLKQKHNYLNDLPSLDPELYRHLIFLKHYKGDISELELYFVIVNNEYGEQTEEELLPGGRNLRVTNENVITFIHLVANHRLNFQIRQQSSHFLRGFQQLMQKDWIDMFNEHELQLLISGSLDSLDIDDLRLHTNYAGGYHNEHFVMEMFWEVLKGFSLENRKKFLKFVTGCSRGPLLGFRYLEPMFCIQRASGNAVEESLDRLPTSATCMNLLKLPPYTRFGLARSNWKPNYCMP; encoded by the exons ATGTTCTTCAGCGGCGATCCTTTTACACGGAAGCGTGTCGATTTGGGAGGTCGAAGTTCAAAGGAAAGGGACCGGAAAAACCTGTTAGAACAAACACGAGTTGAGCGCAACCGGCGCTTATGGTTGCGCCAGCAGAACTCTGCTGTACTCAAAATTCAG AAATGCTTCAGAGGGAGAAAAGCTGTCAGAACTGAACAATCCAAGTTGCGAGAGCAGTTCTATAAAATCTATGGGAAGTATTGCCAGAATGTGGACAG GAATTCTTTTGGTCCAGATTCTAATTTCCTCTGCCAGTTCCTCTATTTCTTTAAGGCAGAAAATATTGAGGACTTCTTAGTTCTTGTGCAAATATGCCGGTTGCTTTGGTGGTCTGTTCAGGATAATG GGGATGTTGTCAAACTTTTTGCGGGGGTGGATTATTCATCCACACGGGCTTTGGTGAACTACCGAGTGAAGCTATTTGTACAAGCTTGTATTTGTGCTCTGCATCAGAATAG AAATCAGTTAAAAGATCAGCTTTTATTGACTCCTGAGGAATTGAATGTGTCAGCTATTCCTTTATTGGAGGTTTTAGTATTGTTAATTGATCCCAAATTGCCATGGAGCTGTAACCTAGTACAATATCTCATTCAAAACAATGGAGTTGGCCTACTCAGAGAGATAGTTCTTACTGGAAAG GATAATGCAGAAAATTGTTTTTCCATTGGCAAGGGATCATCATTGGAGCGTGTGCTTATTGCTGTAATATCTCATGTTGGTCAGAAGCCATGTATCTGTTCACATATTAATCCAAGATATAGCTCTGCATCACAGATCATCACAATTCCTTTCTTGTGGCATCTCTTCCCAAATTTACAACAG ATTTTTGCAGCAAACAACCTGAATCAATGTTACATTCATCAAATGGCAAAGTTTGGGCAAAATCTGATCAAGTTGCTACCTAAGGATATATCAAATGAATTTCCGAGCCATGCGTGTATGCTTGGAAATGTATTAGAAACTGCTGGAATTGCTTTGTCTCATCCTAACTGTTCATTTGATATG GCCGTAGACCTTGTTGCTGTCACTACGTTTTTGCTGGAGGCACTCCCATCTCTGAAAACTTCCAATAGTAGAGAAA GCTCTGTGATTGCTAAGGATGATATGATTGAAGACGATGAAGTCATGGAAATAGCTTTAGATAGTAAATTGGAGCAGCAAATTTATAATGCCATAAATCCTCGCTTCCTTCTGCAACTG ACAAATATACTATTTAAAGAGATTTCATCTGTCAATGGCTCAGATTATGGACCCAATGATAGAGATGTTACAGCTGTTGATGGGGTTTGTGGGTTTTTGAATGTTACCTTCAACAAGCTGCCACTTGAACGGATTATGACTGTGCTTGCTTACAGAACTGAACTTGTTCCAACACTTTGGAATTTTATGAAGCAGTGTCATGAGAACCAAAAATGGTCATCACACCTCTCAAATGATGCACCTGGTTGGCTGTTACCTCTTGCTGTATTCTGTCCTGTCTACAA gCACATGCTTATGATTGTCGATAATGAAGAATTTTATGAGCAAGAGAAACCGCTATCACTGAAGGACATTAGAAGCCTCATCATTATATTGAGACAG GTTCTGTGGCAGCTACTGTGGGTGAATCATATCACATCTGCTAATTCGGTAAAATCTGTTCCAGTTAGTTCAGCTAGTAAGGGGCAGTCTGTTCAGACCATTCAACAGAGGGTTTGCATTGTAGTCTCTGAGCTTCTCTCCCAG CTGCAAGATTGGAACAATAGGCGGCAGTTTACATCCCCCAGTAACTTCCATGCTGATGGGGTGAATGACTTATTTAGCTCTCAG GCTGTAATAGAAAACACACGAGcaaatgaaattttgaaacAGGCCCCTTTCTTGATACCATTTACAAGCAGGGTTAAAATATTCTCT TCTCAACTAGCTGCTGTTAGGCAAAGGCATGGACCTCAAGCTGTATTTTCTAGAAATCGATTCAGGATACAACGAGATCATATTTTGGAAGATGCTTACAATCAAATGAGTCAGTTGACAGAAGATAGTCTTCGAGGATCG ATTCGTGTGACTTTTGTCAATGAATTTGGAGTTGAAGAGGCTGGAATTGATGGTGGTGGAATATTCAAAGATTTCATGGAGAACATCACACGTGCTGCCTTTGATGTGCAATATGGATTATTTAAG GAAACAGCGGATCACCTGCTTTATCCTAATCCTGGATCTGGAATGATACATGAACAACATTTCCAATTTTtccacttccttggtactcttCTCGCAAAG GCTATGTTTGAAGGGATTCTGGTTGATATACCATTTGCTACATTTTTCTtgagcaaattgaaacaaaa GCACAACTATTTGAATGACTTGCCTTCCTTGGACCCAGAATTATATCGTCATCtcatttttcttaag CATTATAAGGGTGACATTTCGGAGTTGGAACTATACTTTGTTATAGTAAATAATGAATATGGAGAACAAACAGAGGAGGAACTGCTTCCCGGAGGAAGGAACCTACGTGTCACTAATGAGAATGTCATTACTTTTATCCACCTTGTAGCCAATCACCGCTTGAATTTTCAG ATACGCCAACAAAGTTCACATTTCTTGAGGGGATTTCAGCAACTTATGCAGAAGGATTGGATTGACATGTTTAATGAACATGAACTTCAG CTTCTGATATCAGGTTCACTTGACAGCTTGGATATTGATGATCTGCGGCTGCATACCAACTATGCAGGAGGCTATCATAAT GAGCATTTTGTTATGGAGATGTTTTGGGAAGTTCTCAAAGGCTTTTCATTGGAAAACAGGAAGAAATTTTTGAA GTTTGTGACAGGTTGCTCTCGTGGGCCTTTGCTTGGTTTCCGATATCTTGAACCTATGTTTTGCATACAAAG GGCTTCCGGTAATGCCGTTGAAGAATCACTTGACCGATTACCAACATCGGCTACTTGTATGAATCTACTAAAGCTTCCGCCTTATACAAGGTTTGGCCTAG CAAGGAGCAATTGGAAACCAAATTACTGTATGCCATAA